The proteins below are encoded in one region of Purpureocillium takamizusanense chromosome 11, complete sequence:
- a CDS encoding uncharacterized protein (EggNog:ENOG503P73T~antiSMASH:Cluster_11.1) — MPQSSAAHGANVEDVQEKERSAAKGFDIEKAEGCTAQVLRIDQVAVRQQQQQQQQQRYWWIPGGLILGFVSFGRSPSSSSFQLNVSTAARGAPCRPRTFSGLDLDTLLSSSWASSEFVGMHAPARNAAVAPALPVELVLHIVDSVAPSNPCTILPPTDEVTKTLLSLSRVCRATYPAASKKLRQHCVYIDSNNRARRFARYLGGPLFDHSGSMARVHHLTQITQMFLSPFTDEPRERSRSIIYRDVGDETSSDHSWDLTAPSPLDLPTALAVRDIFRALAPYLRRLVIDMPLRSLYPDQDRYRVRPVLRSAFQALVNLEEFTSVQDELFLNAYSLGRGEPLVWLHCWKKLRRLCIYNPDIASQQPVWDGMVLHPSLQIAIFARADMNDITEEDMTYSTVDMKKAWFNSRSRIKDIDPSKSDRAEKSFTIVLVDCGGLQPTLQSFAPEWRRLDPENRIQILLSDAPESDGSDGFQNPIALTQTYLRDNAVRGTLFDDKAMSMRQAIGHEMETGDFLATTNGID, encoded by the coding sequence ATGCCTCAAAGCTCCGCTGCCCATGGTGCAAATGTTGAAGATGTCCAAGAGAAGGaacgcagcgccgccaagggATTTGACATTGAGAAAGCTGAGGGTTGCACAGCTCAGGTGCTGCGGATCGATCAGGTGGCcgtgcggcagcagcagcagcaacagcagcagcagcggtatTGGTGGATCCCGGGCGGTCTCATTCTAGGGTTCGTTTCGTTTGGCAGGAgcccctcatcatcatccttcCAACTGAATGTCAGCACAGCCGCTCGCGGCGCCCCTTGTCGACCTCGAACATTTTCCGGGTTGGATCTCGACACTCTCTTGTCTTCGAGCTGGGCATCGTCCGAATTCGTCGGCATGCACGCCCCGGCCAGAAACGCGGCAGTGGCGCCGGCACTCCCTGTCGAGCTGGTCCTTCACATTGTCGATTCTGTGGCCCCGTCAAACCCCTGCACAATTCTGCCGCCGACCGACGAGGTGACCAAGACGCTGCTGAGCCTGTCCCGCGTCTGTCGTGCAACGTATCCAGCGGCATCCAAAAAGCTTCGCCAGCACTGCGTGTACATAGACTCCAACAACAGGGCGAGACGATTCGCCCGATACTTGGGCGGCCCCCTCTTCGACCATTCTGGGTCCATGGCTCGCGTCCATCACTTGACGCAGATCACACAGATGTTCCTCTCCCCCTTCACCGATGAGCCGCGCGAGCGTAGCAGATCCATCATATACAGGGATGTGGGCGATGAGACCTCGTCGGACCATTCGTGGGACCTCACggctccctcgccgctgGATCTTCCCACCGCGCTCGCTGTGCGCGACATCTTCAGGGCCCTGGCCCCGTatcttcgtcgtctcgtcATAGACATGCCGTTGCGCTCACTGTATCCCGACCAGGATCGCTATCGCGTGCGCCCGGTTTTGCGATCCGCCTTCCAGGCGTTGGTGAACCTAGAAGAGTTCACGTCTGTCCAGGACGAGCTGTTCCTGAACGCCTATTCTTTGGGTCGCGGAGAGCCGCTGGTCTGGCTACACTGCTGGAAGAAGCTGCGGCGCCTCTGTATATACAATCCCGATATCGCATCGCAGCAGCCTGTGTGGGATGGCATGGTTCTCCATCCAAGTCTGCAGATTGCCATATTTGCGCGGGCAGACATGAACGACATAACAGAGGAAGACATGACATACAGTACCGTGGACATGAAAAAGGCGTGGTTCAACTCGCGGTCCAGGATCAAGGACATTGACCCGTCGAAGAGTGATCGGGCCGAGAAGAGCTTCACGATTGTTCTGGTCGACTGTGGCGGACTGCAGCCAACCCTGCAATCATTTGCACCAGAGTGGAGAAGACTCGATCCAGAGAACCGGATTCAGATTCTGCTCTCCGATGCGCCGGAGTCGGATGGTTCAGATGGCTTCCAGAATCCGATAGCTCTCACCCAGACATACCTGCGAGATAATGCGGTTCGTGGTACTCTATTCGACGATAAAGCCATGTCCATGCGGCAAGCAATTGGTCATGAGATGGAAACCGGTGACTTTTTGGCTACTACGAACGGCATTGATTGA
- a CDS encoding uncharacterized protein (EggNog:ENOG503NWYR~COG:E~antiSMASH:Cluster_11.1), which yields MQPTGRRTSKMERKHVAVIGAGVLGLTAALELARQGHGVTVLAKDLPGDWTIDYASPKAGAHFRPTAVTNAQEAFENTLMHETYAKLSEICRTESTSGVEFVPAVEYFDAELGPRDLEMFSAWPRFRVLGPSELPQSSTIKAGLTYSAWVLNSPVYLVWLQRRAEAHGAIFFREHLTSVQEAFFLAAHHNSTQPPPCAVVNASGMGFADPNCFPSRGQFILISNEYNRTVSHHAADGNATVVIPRPLGGGTVIGGTKEPHNWSPLNSDAAVDEIVRRVSALCPDLLQPIAGSLDPTPVLDCQEAYIGRRPMRSGGLRLETEFIDLITTGRTGLDTETSTLPVIHCYGAGPSGYKISWGAAQRVTEMVNSL from the exons ATGCAACCCACTGGGAGGCGGACATCGAAAATGGAGCGCAAGCACGTCGCTGTCATCGG CGCGGGTGTGTTGGGCCTcacggcggccttggagcTTGCCAGGCAAGGTCATGGAGTTACAGTTCTTGCAAAAGACCTGCCCGGCGACTGGACCATCGACTACGCCTCGCCCAAAGCTGGCGCTCATTTCCGTCCGACCGCCGTGACCAATGCCCAGGAGGCCTTCGAAAATACGCTCATGCACGAGACCTACGCGAAACTCAGCGAGATATGCAGGACTGAAAGCACTTCGGGTGTGGAGTTTGTGCCTGCTGTTGAGTATTTTGACGCGGAACTGGGCCCAAGGGACCTTGAAATGTTCTCGGCGTGGCCCCGGTTCCGCGTGCTTGGCCCGTCCGAGCTGCCCCAAAGCTCTACCATCAAGGCTGGCTTGACGTATTCAGCCTGGGTTCTGAACTCTCCTGTGTACCTCGTCTGGCTACAAAGAAGGGCCGAGGCTCATGGAGCCATATTCTTCCGTGAGCATCTAACGTCGGTGCAGGAagccttcttcctcgccgcaCACCACAACTCTActcagcctcctccttgcgcgGTTGTCAACGCCAGCGGGATGGGGTTTGCCGATCCCAACTGTTTCCCGTCGCGCGGACAATTCATACTCATATCCAACGAGTACAACCGCACCGTATCCCACCACGCGGCAGACGGAAATGCGACAGTTGTTATCCCTCGTCCTCTGGGAGGTGGGACAGTAATTGGGGGTACTAAGGAACCGCACAATTG GTCGCCTCTCAATTCGGACGCAGCCGTCGATGAGATCGTGAGGCGCGTATCAGCACTCTGCCCAGATTTACTTCAGCCAATCGCTGGATCACTCGACCCGACTCCAGTGTTGGACTGTCAGGAAGCTTACATCGGACGCCGCCCTATGCGCAGTGGTGGGCTTCGCCTCGAGACAGAATTTATTGACCTAATAACGACCGGTCGAACAGGGCTGGATACTGAGACTAGCACACTGCCAGTCATCCATTGCTACGGTGCAGGGCCTAGCGGATACAAGATCAGCTGGGGTGCCGCTCAAAGGGTGACAGAAATGGTGAACTCTCTTTAA
- a CDS encoding uncharacterized protein (EggNog:ENOG503P23G~antiSMASH:Cluster_11.1~COG:Q): MLITPWHSVTNAGALRSREKLQKALGEYYANRGDHHESVAAVTSARAAVLRKYGLPDSEIGRFEASLLQLTTENTIPTAFWMIANVFTRFDVVERLRIEPDPLAQRKEGSNVVTINITRLDEVCPLLVSCYRESIRLSNHALCVRRVMEETVISNGKGDSLLLKKGPDDKCNSYIPFGGGKHLCPGRNFAFAEILGTAAALALAFDKSSDGNGAPVKLPEMATTTIMGGASKPDKQGAGMSLVIRRRPGWENVKFEFEVVGSTQPRK; this comes from the exons ATGCTCATCACTCCCTGGCATTCAGTGACCAATGCAGGCGCATTGCGCTCCCGCGAGAAGTTGCAAAAGGCACTGGGCGAGTACTATGCTAACCGCGGAGACCACCATGAGTctgttgccgccgtcacgagcgcccgcgccgccgtgttgCGCAAGTACGGCTTGCCCGACAGCGAGATTGGTCGGTTCGAGGCCAGCCTACTGCAGCTCACTACGGAAAACACCATCCCTACCGCCTTCTGGATGATCGCCAATGTCTTCACTCGCTTTGACGTTGTTGAGCGTCTCCGGATTGAGCCTGACCCGCTTGCGCAGCGTAAGGAGGGCAGCAacgtcgtcaccatcaacATTACGAGGCTTGATGAGGTGTGTCCCCTTCTTGTCAGCTGCTACCGCGAGTCCATCCGCCTCTCGAACCACGCACTTTGCGTCCGTCGCGTCATGGAAGAGACCGTCATCTCCAACGGGAAAGGCGATTCGCTCCTACTCAAGAAGGGACCTGAT GATAAGTGCAATTCGTATATCCCATTCGGCGGCGGTAAACACCTTTGTCCCGGCCGCAACTTCGCCTTTGCCGAAATTCTTGGTACTgctgcggcgctggcccTGGCCTTCGACAAGTCGTCTGATGGAAATGGCGCTCCTGTCAAGCTCCCCGAGATGGCTACGACCACCATCATGGGCGGGGCCTCCAAACCAGACAAGCAAGGGGCTGGAATGAGCCTCGTAATCAGGCGGCGACCTGGCTGGGAAAATGTGAAGTTCGAATTCGAGGTTGTCGGCAGCACACAGCCACGAAAATAA
- a CDS encoding uncharacterized protein (EggNog:ENOG503P23G~antiSMASH:Cluster_11.1~COG:Q): MAGAVRNTIFNPLVALLENVVSSANDASTPEATGVLTPVLAGFIQSTLRQKTLSFEPFAVDFLQTMLGMREISYRAFRGNPQPVLEFFDALHVTVRGKPLHRMNANALSYISCRLDAMKGTREIPVENLYLWLRELMTMATTTALMGQSNPLLQDATLVEDL; this comes from the coding sequence atggcgggcgccgtACGAAACACCATCTTCAACCCTCTCGTGGCACTCTTGGAAAATGTCGTCTCCAGCGCAAACGACGCATCCACGCCCGAGGCGACAGGCGTCCTCACACCCGTTCTCGCAGGCTTCATCCAGTCCACGTTGCGTCAGAAGACGCTTTCATTTGAGCCCTTTGCCGTCGACTTCCTCCAGACAATGCTGGGCATGAGGGAGATTTCGTATCGGGCTTTCCGCGGAAACCCTCAGCCTGTGCTCGAGTTCTTCGACGCCCTGCATGTCACCGTCCGCGGCAAGCCTCTGCATCGCATGAACGCGAATGCGCTCAGCTACATCTCATGTCGCCTAGACGCCATGAAGGGTACTCGCGAGATCCCCGTCGAGAACCTCTACCTCTGGCTAAGGGAGCTCATGACCATGGCCACTACCACAGCGCTCATGGGTCAGAGCAACCCCCTGCTGCAAGATGCAACGCTCGTGGAAGACCTTTAG
- a CDS encoding uncharacterized protein (antiSMASH:Cluster_11.1~COG:S~EggNog:ENOG503Q4SN~CAZy:CE10~SMCOG1066:alpha/beta hydrolase domain-containing protein), giving the protein MCPGGVFPMQLRQAAAALGSLLDAGVEPADIAIGGDSAGGNLAAQLIGHLLHPHPGARRIELKEPLGGAFLVSPWLSLNTQSPSFIANDYNDMISSKVVQRLGTEYFGGVEGFKQACRGKNPWATPMDADASWFKGIDDVVARVYVTVGKREVLADHGIGFVKALRALGVMSDIRLEETEGEAHDWILLEGEVGSVGDATKRMKDWYKSAITVS; this is encoded by the coding sequence ATGTGtcccggcggcgtcttcccCATGCAGCTGCGtcaggctgccgccgctctcggcTCGCTGCTTGATGCGGGCGTGGAGCCTGCCGacatcgccatcggcggcgactcggcgggcgggaacctcgcggcgcagctcaTCGGCCATCTCCTTCACCCTCACCCGGGTGCTCGACGCATCGAGCTCAAGGAGCCCCTTGGAGGCGCCTTCCTCGTCTCGCCCTGGCTGAGCCTCAACACGCAGAGCCCGTCCTTCATCGCAAACGACTACAACGACATGATCTCGAGCAAGGTCGTGCAGCGTCTCGGCACCGAGTACTTTGGTGGCGTTGAGGGCTTCAAGCAGGCGTGCAGAGGCAAGAACCCGTGGGCGACGCCCATGGACGCTGATGCCTCGTGGTtcaagggcatcgacgaTGTCGTGGCGCGCGTCTACGTGACGGTCGGCAAGCGCGAGGTCCTGGCAGACCACGGAATAGGATTCGTCAAGGCGCTCCGTGCCTTAGGTGTTATGAGCGACATTCGGCTGGAGGAGACGGAAGGGGAGGCGCACGATTGGAtcctgctcgagggcgaggtgggcAGCGTGGGCGATGCGACGAAGCGGATGAAGGATTGGTACAAGTCTGCGATTACCGTTAGCTGA
- a CDS encoding putative secondary metabolism biosynthetic enzyme, variant 2 (TransMembrane:3 (o30-52i59-77o97-116i)~COG:Q~antiSMASH:Cluster_11.1~EggNog:ENOG503P171~SMCOG1001:short-chain dehydrogenase/reductase SDR), whose amino-acid sequence MGPFTTREGVTIDAVAATARRYLLNPRATLLLALGLRWEPIFSRLVALVAAARAKKLRARASLLAAAALALALNDFLNRKLANNWVTDTRWDWDREIVVVTGGSSGLGASITQRLLARNARTRVVVVDFQPLRWTPPRAGSRLRYYQCDLSDSAALRATCARIRDEVGHPSVLFNNAGLARGYTVMEGRHADVEVTMKTNLVAPFLLIKEFLPEMVRRDHGHIINTGSMSSVVPPPNIVDYAATKAGLTALHEGLQLELKYSHHAPRVRLTLGLFSYIQTPILSGTTNSSNFFFPLLDVESVSERLVDAVYSGFGATIYMPGIMRFITSLVRRRPYHHA is encoded by the exons ATGGGGCCCTTCACCACCCGCGAAGGCGTCACCATCGACGCAGTTGcggccaccgcccgccgctatCTCCTCAACCCCAGGGCCACCCTCCTGCTCGCCCTGGGCCTGCGCTGGGAGCCCATCTTCTCccggctcgtcgccctcgtcgccgcagcccgggccaagaagctgcgcgcccgcgcctcgctgctcgcggcggccgccctcgcgctcgcgctcaaCGACTTCCTCAACCGCAAGCTCGCCAACAACTGGGTGACGGACACGCGCTGGGACTGGGACCGCgagatcgtcgtcgtcacgggcggcagcagcggcctgggcgcGAGCATCACGCAGCGGCTCCTCGCGCGCAACGCCCGCacgcgcgtcgtcgtcgtcgactttcAGCCCCTGcgctggacgccgccgcgcgccggctCGCGTCTGCGGTACTACCAGTGCGACCTGAGCGACTCGGCGGCCCTGCGGGCGACGTGCGCGCGCATCAGGGACGAGGTCGGCCACCCGAGCGTGCTGTTCAACAACGCCGGCCTGGCGCGCGGCTACACCGTCATGGAGGGGCGgcacgccgacgtcgaggtgacgatgaagacgaacCTCGTCGCGCCGTTCCTACTGATCAAGGAGTTCTTGCCCGAGATGGTCAGGCGGGACCACGGGCACATCATCAACACGGGCTCGATGAGCtcggtggtgccgccgcccaacatTGTCGACTACGCCGCGACAAAGGCAGGACTGACGGCGCTGCACGAG GGGCTGCAACTGGAACTCAAATACTCGCACCACGCGCCGCGGGTGCGACTCACTCTAGGCCTCTTCAGCTACATCCAAACGCCTATCCTTTCCGGCACGACGAACTCGTCCAACTTTTTCTTTccgctgctcgacgtggaGAGCGTGAGCGAGCGGCTGGTGGACGCCGTCTACAGCGGATTCGGCGCCACTATTTACATGCCGGGGATCATGAGGTTCATCACGTCGCTGgtacgtcgtcgcccatACCATCACGCTTGA
- a CDS encoding putative secondary metabolism biosynthetic enzyme (EggNog:ENOG503P171~antiSMASH:Cluster_11.1~SMCOG1001:short-chain dehydrogenase/reductase SDR~COG:Q) — MGPFTTREGVTIDAVAATARRYLLNPRATLLLALGLRWEPIFSRLVALVAAARAKKLRARASLLAAAALALALNDFLNRKLANNWVTDTRWDWDREIVVVTGGSSGLGASITQRLLARNARTRVVVVDFQPLRWTPPRAGSRLRYYQCDLSDSAALRATCARIRDEVGHPSVLFNNAGLARGYTVMEGRHADVEVTMKTNLVAPFLLIKEFLPEMVRRDHGHIINTGSMSSVVPPPNIVDYAATKAGLTALHEGLQLELKYSHHAPRVRLTLGLFSYIQTPILSGTTNSSNFFFPLLDVESVSERLVDAVYSGFGATIYMPGIMRFITSLKGGPEWLFRLARERSVHADLDFTGRQDVDSKGTLRRVHAR; from the exons ATGGGGCCCTTCACCACCCGCGAAGGCGTCACCATCGACGCAGTTGcggccaccgcccgccgctatCTCCTCAACCCCAGGGCCACCCTCCTGCTCGCCCTGGGCCTGCGCTGGGAGCCCATCTTCTCccggctcgtcgccctcgtcgccgcagcccgggccaagaagctgcgcgcccgcgcctcgctgctcgcggcggccgccctcgcgctcgcgctcaaCGACTTCCTCAACCGCAAGCTCGCCAACAACTGGGTGACGGACACGCGCTGGGACTGGGACCGCgagatcgtcgtcgtcacgggcggcagcagcggcctgggcgcGAGCATCACGCAGCGGCTCCTCGCGCGCAACGCCCGCacgcgcgtcgtcgtcgtcgactttcAGCCCCTGcgctggacgccgccgcgcgccggctCGCGTCTGCGGTACTACCAGTGCGACCTGAGCGACTCGGCGGCCCTGCGGGCGACGTGCGCGCGCATCAGGGACGAGGTCGGCCACCCGAGCGTGCTGTTCAACAACGCCGGCCTGGCGCGCGGCTACACCGTCATGGAGGGGCGgcacgccgacgtcgaggtgacgatgaagacgaacCTCGTCGCGCCGTTCCTACTGATCAAGGAGTTCTTGCCCGAGATGGTCAGGCGGGACCACGGGCACATCATCAACACGGGCTCGATGAGCtcggtggtgccgccgcccaacatTGTCGACTACGCCGCGACAAAGGCAGGACTGACGGCGCTGCACGAG GGGCTGCAACTGGAACTCAAATACTCGCACCACGCGCCGCGGGTGCGACTCACTCTAGGCCTCTTCAGCTACATCCAAACGCCTATCCTTTCCGGCACGACGAACTCGTCCAACTTTTTCTTTccgctgctcgacgtggaGAGCGTGAGCGAGCGGCTGGTGGACGCCGTCTACAGCGGATTCGGCGCCACTATTTACATGCCGGGGATCATGAGGTTCATCACGTCGCTG AAGGGAGGGCCGGAATGGCTGTTTCGGCTCGCAAGAGAGCGGTCCGTGCATGCAGACCTCGATTTCACGGGAAGGCAGGACGTGGACAGCAAGGGAACGCTTCGTAGGGTCCACGCGAGATGA
- a CDS encoding Cyclohexanone monooxygenase (TransMembrane:2 (o233-253i522-539o)~EggNog:ENOG503NUZI~antiSMASH:Cluster_11.1~COG:Q) — protein sequence MAQGEKQRTGYSQFACIGSGFSAIGLGATLKRWYGITDVRFFERHEQLGGTWFANQYPGCACDVPSILYSFSFAPNPKWTRILASAQELWEYLYKVAKDYDLPSKMTFGVEVVRCEWIESTKRWRLEIRNLEDGSVFFHECQFLFSGTGILVTPREPDMPGIDTFKGPVFHAARWRKDVSLKDKNVALIGNGCTASQIVPRVVGETRHLTQYIRSKHWIIPPLDVPNTKTISWLFQYVPGLMAFVRFLVFLHAENDMRGFFMTGAGERYRKNSERNATRYIRKTAPERYHDLLIPDFEIGCKRRIFDPGYCEALHAKNLDVLDDPIEEVLPDAIRTKGGKVTKADVIVLANGYSTNQFMSGIEVVGRNGVTLDKHWEKFDGPEAYNCMALNEFPNFFMILGPNTATGHTSTIMAAENGINYALRIIKPVLDGYADVVEVKPEAEERYSRQMQEDLHKTVWLAGCVSWYNVAGRSGKKWNSMTYPHSQAHYWYKCLFPTYEDWNYTMTPGAARRKFLRRAFRMVLWTGALVSVLGVGAALRNGRFDQNRYLPHVLQAYQAVRTRLPF from the exons ATGGCGCAAGGTGAGAAGCAACGTACGGGCTACAGCCAGTTTGCTTGCATCGGGAGCGGCTTCTCGGCCATTGGTCTCGGGGCGACGCTGAAGCGATGGTACGGCATCACCGACGTCCGTTTCTTTGAACgccacgagcagctcggcgggaCGTGGTTTGCCAACCAATATCCAG GCTGCGCCTGCGACGTCCCTAGCATCCTGTACAGCTTCTCCTTTGCCCCCAACCCCAAATGGACGCGGATTCTCGCCTCGGCCCAGGAGCTGTGGGAGTACCTGTACAAGGTCGCCAAAGACTACGACCTACCCTCCAAAATGACctttggcgtcgaggtcgtgcGCTGCGAATGGATCGAAAGCACCAAGCGCTGGCGGTTGGAGATACGGAACCTCGAGGACGGATCCGTCTTCTTCCACGAATGTCAGTTCCTCTTCAGCGGCACCGGGATCCTCGTCACGCCTCGTGAGCCCGACATGCCCGGCATCGACACGTTCAAGGGCCCCGTATTCCACGCCGCGCGCTGGCGCAAGGATGTCTCTCTCAAAGACAAGAACGTGGCCCTCATCGGCAACGGGTGCACCGCGTCTCAGATCGTGCCCAGGGTCGTCGGTGAGACACGCCACCTGACGCAGTACATCCGGTCCAAGCATTGGATCATCCCGCCCCTTGACGTGCCCAACACCAAGACCATCAGCTGGCTCTTCCAGTACGTCCCCGGCCTCATGGCCTTTGTgcgcttcctcgtcttcctccacGCCGAGAACGACATGCGCGGCTTCTTCATgaccggggcgggcgagcgatACCGCAAGAACAGCGAGCGCAACGCCACGCGGTATATCCGCAAAACCGCCCCGGAGCGCTACCATGACCTGCTGATCCCCGACTTTGAGATTGGCTGCAAGAGGAGGATCTTCGACCCTGGATACTGCGAGGCGCTGCACGCGAAAAacctcgacgtgctcgacgaccccaTCGAGGAGGTCCTCCCAGACGCGATTCGcaccaagggcggcaaggtcacCAAGGCGGACGTCATTGTCCTGGCCAACGGCTATTCAACGAACCAGTTCATGAGCGGCATCGAGGTCGTGGGTAGGAACGGCGTGACGTTGGACAAGCACTGGGAGAAGTTTGACGGACCCGAGGCGTACAACTGCATGGCTCTCAACGAGTTTCCAAACTTTTTCATGATTCTTG GGCCAAACACCGCCACGGGGCACACATccaccatcatggccgccgaaAACGGCATCAACTACGCCCTCCGCATCATCAAgcccgtcctcgacggctacgcggacgtcgtcgaagtcaagcccgaggccgaggagcgctACTCGCGCCAGATGCAGGAGGACTTGCACAAGACGGTCTGGTTGGCGGGCTGCGTGAGCTGGTACAACGTggccggccgcagcggcaagaaATGGAACTCGATGACCTACCCGCACTCGCAGGCGCACTACTGGTACAAGTGCCTGTTTCCGACGTACGAGGATTGGAACTACACG ATGACCCCcggcgctgcgcggcgaAAGTTCCTGCGGAGGGCTTTCAGGATGGTTCTTTGGACGGGTGCTCTTGTGTCGGTGCTCGGCGTGGGTGCTGCTCTTCGCAACGGCCGCTTCGACCAGAACCGGTATTTGCCTCATGTGCTACAGGCATATCAGGCGGTGCGGACGCGCCTCCCATTTTGA
- a CDS encoding Cyclohexanone monooxygenase (COG:Q~EggNog:ENOG503NUZI~antiSMASH:Cluster_11.1~TransMembrane:1 (o396-414i)) produces the protein MAQGEKQRTGYSQFACIGSGFSAIGLGATLKRWYGITDVRFFERHEQLGGTWFANQYPGCACDVPSILYSFSFAPNPKWTRILASAQELWEYLYKVAKDYDLPSKMTFGVEVVRCEWIESTKRWRLEIRNLEDGSVFFHECQFLFSGTGILVTPREPDMPGIDTFKGPVFHAARWRKDVSLKDKNVALIGNGCTASQIVPRVVGETRHLTQYIRSKHWIIPPLDVPNTKTISWLFQYVPGLMAFVRFLVFLHAENDMRGFFMTGAGERYRKNSERNATRYIRKTAPERYHDLLIPDFEIGCKRRIFDPGYCEALHAKNLDVLDDPIEEVLPDAIRTKGGKVTKADVIVLANGYSTNQFMSGIEVVGRNGVTLDKHWEKFDGPEAYNCMALNEFPNFFMILGTICFFFLSFFANAQHRTASS, from the exons ATGGCGCAAGGTGAGAAGCAACGTACGGGCTACAGCCAGTTTGCTTGCATCGGGAGCGGCTTCTCGGCCATTGGTCTCGGGGCGACGCTGAAGCGATGGTACGGCATCACCGACGTCCGTTTCTTTGAACgccacgagcagctcggcgggaCGTGGTTTGCCAACCAATATCCAG GCTGCGCCTGCGACGTCCCTAGCATCCTGTACAGCTTCTCCTTTGCCCCCAACCCCAAATGGACGCGGATTCTCGCCTCGGCCCAGGAGCTGTGGGAGTACCTGTACAAGGTCGCCAAAGACTACGACCTACCCTCCAAAATGACctttggcgtcgaggtcgtgcGCTGCGAATGGATCGAAAGCACCAAGCGCTGGCGGTTGGAGATACGGAACCTCGAGGACGGATCCGTCTTCTTCCACGAATGTCAGTTCCTCTTCAGCGGCACCGGGATCCTCGTCACGCCTCGTGAGCCCGACATGCCCGGCATCGACACGTTCAAGGGCCCCGTATTCCACGCCGCGCGCTGGCGCAAGGATGTCTCTCTCAAAGACAAGAACGTGGCCCTCATCGGCAACGGGTGCACCGCGTCTCAGATCGTGCCCAGGGTCGTCGGTGAGACACGCCACCTGACGCAGTACATCCGGTCCAAGCATTGGATCATCCCGCCCCTTGACGTGCCCAACACCAAGACCATCAGCTGGCTCTTCCAGTACGTCCCCGGCCTCATGGCCTTTGTgcgcttcctcgtcttcctccacGCCGAGAACGACATGCGCGGCTTCTTCATgaccggggcgggcgagcgatACCGCAAGAACAGCGAGCGCAACGCCACGCGGTATATCCGCAAAACCGCCCCGGAGCGCTACCATGACCTGCTGATCCCCGACTTTGAGATTGGCTGCAAGAGGAGGATCTTCGACCCTGGATACTGCGAGGCGCTGCACGCGAAAAacctcgacgtgctcgacgaccccaTCGAGGAGGTCCTCCCAGACGCGATTCGcaccaagggcggcaaggtcacCAAGGCGGACGTCATTGTCCTGGCCAACGGCTATTCAACGAACCAGTTCATGAGCGGCATCGAGGTCGTGGGTAGGAACGGCGTGACGTTGGACAAGCACTGGGAGAAGTTTGACGGACCCGAGGCGTACAACTGCATGGCTCTCAACGAGTTTCCAAACTTTTTCATGATTCTTGGTACGATAtgttttttctttctttctttcttcgCCAACGCacagcaccgcaccgcatCCTCTTGA